GATTAGGAGCCATGAAACAGCCAAGTGTGTCTCTCCAGTCAGTTGATGAAGCTTGGTACAAATCATAGTTAGAATGATAATACACTTTCTTCCCGGGAGTCCTTGTATAGAACTCTTTCTTTAGCTCACTATCCTGCTCATGGAACTCGCGTATCCCTCGAATCACCTCATCCAAAACATTTACAGGAATTCCATGATTCACTACTTGAAAGAAACCCCATTTCTCACACGCATGCCGAACTTTCTCCATGACCTCAGCTCGTAAAGCTGAGTCTGCTTGGATTTTGCCGCCTTGAAGATCGATGGTTGGAATACTGAACCGGGCATCATCATCACCTCCCTCCCTCTGATCAACATTTGGTTGTGATCTGGAGTGGAAAATGCGAGGGATTGTTTTGACTCCTGCATCGAGTAGTCCTTTCACACCGGCTTTTGTATCATCAAATGCTTTTAGTTCACTTGTGCGGTCACTTGTGTCCACCGTTTTCTTCTGGGTTTGCAAGTCATAATAATTGGTGGTAACAAGCAAGAGATTATAGATTAAAGAGTAGTGCAAGGCTCGGAGCAGAAGACAAAAACATATTTTATACTAACGGATCGTAtgctttttctctttaatcaCTGGTACCCTAAACTTGACTAGCCACTCATTTCCGGGAGTCCGGGAGgtaaaagacaaaacaaaattatgtgGAGGTTATTCGCTCAATTCGTGAGTTCTTGATGAGTAGATGACCTTGAGATAAACTGAGTTGACATTATGATAGCAATGGAGTCTTTTTTCAGCTACAAGCACTACTCTTATTTGGCACTACAAGTCTACCACAATAAGGAGATGTGTGGCTTTTGGGGTTGTTGCAATTCATACATATGTGGTATTTTTCCTTTATACATTGTTAATACCCTCACTTACCACACTTATAGGAAAATTCAACACCTCTAAATGTCACACACCTTGTGTGGCCTTTGCTCCATATTGTTGTAGTGTGGTCCTCCCGATTAACTCctctccttttttatttttcttttttaaaaaaaaattatctttgaAGAACTTAGGTTTTGGAAGTGTAAAGTGTTGAGAGAGTATTCAGTGCACTATGGGACACTTCAGTGAACTTTTGCTTGTGAAAAGACAACTCGTGATTATGTCCTTGAGAAGGAGAATGTGGAATTACGtccaccaaattttaatttttcagtaaattacaccaaactttttttttcgatgaataaacaaaaaagattacaaGGAAAATCCACGTGAACAATCTAAACTAATCAAAGTTAAAAGTTGTCAGAGCCAAAGGAGGAAGGCTTTGATTTTAACTTTACAAGTTAGCAGTATGACCAAGATTTGTGATTGCATCAGATTATCTCCGAACATTGAAATTCAATTGCCTGAAGTAATGAattaactaataataatatgtatTAGTCAAAAAACGGTGCAAGCGTTATTTATGCAGTCAATGAGATATTTTTAACTTAAAATGTATAAAAGTCAATTAAAACAGAAAGCGCTGGACTACGCCGAAGTAATGTACACCACTGTGGTCCCGAGACACGTGGCCGACAACCATCCGCACAGCTGAGTTAGAGGGACAACGATAGGATTTTTCAGTTGACGGCAGTTCCCGATGCCGTCTGGTTAAAAGTCTTTGTGGAATCACCGGTGGGGTGAGAGGGGGTGTCAGGCTGTCAGCCATGTCTCGGCCGCCGAGAGGGCGAACTAGCGACAAGCAAAGACCCCAGccacatctccaccacctTCGACTCTGCTCTCTCAGCACTGAGCTTCGTCTGTAATAGTCTGGGTTTCGGATTCCAGATCCAGACTATATCCTCCAATCCTTTCTAAATGATTCGACTCTTTTCTGCATTTTGGATTCCAGATCCAGACTATTACAAACTTTGTTCTTCGTTGAAATGAAGGCAACATGTTCTGCTCACAAAAATTGGAACCTGTATCTAACTGTGCTAATAATTACAAGACCAGACCCCATACCAATTCCAAtcccaaacacaaaaccaatcaaTACCCAAAACACCAACTATGAATTAAAGCTTCTGAGcatgaaagagaaggaaaggaaCGAAATTGGTGATGGAAGTGGTGTCCAATGTGGAGACAAAGACGGCGTAGAGCCGTAGACCATGTTCtcattaatttcagttttggtttgttcttcaatttcagctTGGTTTCTTCATGCGCTATGTTCAGCAATTCATTTGAGAgcgaggaggagagagagagacggcATGACAAGactttgagaagaaaaggagagaTGGAATAAAATATCACATTAAATGATATAAGAGAAATCTTGGCCACCCATTTAGATCTGTTTCTCTGTTTTGTCTCCTAGTCACacagtaaaataaataataaattactTACCATTACCACATCAAACAGAATCTGTAAAACGTACCCGTACCTTGGCGTTTTCTAGCTTTTGCCAATAACAACactctttgaattttgaaaagaaaaaaaaataatatttcagtATGGAGCTAATAAGTAAATTTCTTCTATTGATAAGGGCAAACACGTCTATTACTGACACCCATAAGCCATATTGTTCCACAAAAACAATCGGTTGCCAGCAATAGATCGAAACCCTCTCATCATCTCGATCGATATATCAAACAAGCTTTGCGTCCTACGTATAATCCTTGTGAAACACTTGGCCAGCAACAAGTATATAACTAAAACATAAGATCATTACCCTGACAATAAAACAAGCAGTATATGTAATAGTAATGGTttttaactatatatagttgtgtTCATGCCTGTCTTTCCAAGTTCAAACGTCAAAGCTTGACATTAGACAAGGAAGATTTACCATCCAAGCTCTTCTGGCTGTGGTATGCAACATAGTCCCTCACAGTGGTCTCCCTGTACTTTGGAGGGTTGTCTTCTGATAATAACTCCTTGATAGGTCCATAAAGCTTTGTTGATGGCAGCATTCCTGTGCAAAAAAAGCTCGCAACCGATATCCTTGGACCTCTATGGTTTACCAGTACCCTGTGCTCTACACTCTTGAATCTGTCATTTGGTataactgcatatatataaccgTAAAAGATCGAATTTTATGAtcaataaaacagaaaaatcaaaataagggAGTTCAAGATATTGTCACTATTAGATTGTCGAAAAGGTAAAGAAGAATGTGACTGCTGCTTGCCTGAAGAAGATCTCCAATGTTGACCACTAGAGCCCCAGTCACAGGAGGAACATGAATCCACTTGTTGTGATGAAGGTCCTGTAGACCACCGATATGATCTTGTCATCTTGCAGAAGGACAGTGATGAAGCCCCTAAGCCGAATAATTACTCATCATGTCAAAGCTAGCTAGAGCTAAAGATGAAGCTTTACCTGCATACTGACGGTAATTCTTCTGGTTTGGGTGGATTAAGAGCCATGAAACAGCCAAGTGTGTCTCTCCAGTCAGTAGATATGAAGCTTGGTACAAATCATAATTAGAATGATAATACACTTTCTTCCCGGGAGTCCTTGTATAGAACTCTTTCTTGAGCCCATTATCCTGCTCGTGGAACTCATGTATCCCTCGAATCACCTCATCCAAAACATTTACAGGAATTCCATGATTCACGACCTGAAAGAAACCCCATTTCTCACACGCATGTCGAACTTTCTCCATGACCTCATATCGTAAAGCTGAGTCTGCATGGATTGTGCCGCCTTGAAGATCGATGATTGGAATGCTGAACTGGGCAGCATCATCACCTCCCTCCCTCTGATCAACAGTACTTGGTGGTGATCTGGAGTGGAAAATGCGAGGGATCGTTGTGACTCCTGCATCGACTAGTCCTTCCACACCGGCTTTCGTATCATCAAATGCTTTCAGTTCACTGGTGCGTTCACTTGTGTCCACCATTTTCTTCTGGTTTGCAAGTTCACAATAATTGGTGGTATTGCAAGGCTCGGAGTAGAAGACAAAAACCTAAAgttattcagcgcacccgacatctccaccgtttgtTTGAGCACGTGGACTTGGGCCGTTAGTTGGGCGTTTGCGGTCTGTTAGGTAGGCGAGTGATGGGCGATTAAGGGCAGAGTGGGCAAAGGTAAGTTGATCCGCTTATGTGTTGTCTCACTTAGAAACTCAACTTTATATGGAAGACTGGAAGAGAGCTACATCGCAGGaccttattttcttcttcagccAGGAGATGGTCAACACAGCCTCCACGACGCGGCAGAGGAAGCCGACGCTCTCCGTCGAGCTGAACAAGAACGAAGAGGCCGAGAATGTTAATGTGGAGAGGTCTAACGGATATGTGAAGCTTCTGCTACCAACGCCGCCGCTCGGCCTCGGAGTTCTTACTGTTACCTTTCTCAGAAGATACAGAAATCGATTGCACAGGGAGTCCTATATTGTTTCTCTGTGTTCAAGTTTACTTTTGCTCATGGGAAGCATTAGCTTTGAATCAGATttgattatcaattttgtttagcaCTCTTCCAGTGTTTGTTTACTTTTGATCCATGGAATCCTTTGAGTTTAAAATTAGGGGAGATTTGGACTGCAATTGCATGAGCTTTGATTCATTGTAATGAGTGTAACCCTTAGTTTATAGAGTTCATTTAGACTGGTATATAAGCACTGCACATAACCTGTTTGTGAAAATGCCAGAATGAGATTGGTAATGATACTACCAGTAAATATATTCTTAGAACATTGCATCTTCTAATACAGTGTTGATTTGTGAAAGCATGTAGTTTAACTGGCATATTTAAGCTTTACACACAAGTAATGCACATAAACTGATTTGTGAAAATGCAAAATTGAGGTGTATGATGATTCTTTCTAAAACATTGGAGCTCCTTCTGATGAGTGTGTGTGGTGCAGCAAAAGGTGTAGATATCTCAAATTTTTTCCATCAGacggtaatttttattttcacaaattttttaactaaaacgatataacttatttagtaagttAATTGAAAATGTATATTATTGTGAACCAATTATAATGAGAAGGCAAAATTTAGGATTTGAccggaatagtgaaatacggccAGGGTCgaaaaatcaaaagtttcTTGTAACGTCTGGTTCTCGATAAATTGGTTAATCCTTGTTACGcttaacaaaaatatttaactaaatctcatatatacgaGTTTTAGGTTCgaaaacaaggaaaaagagGGTTTTAGGTGTTTTTAAGAGGAGCCTCACCACCGGATgatcaatttaacaaaaatatttaactaaatctcatatatacgaGTTTTAGGTTCGAAAACAGGGAAAAAGAGGGTTTCGCACGATGCcgacactaccaggacaagcactttagccgacgaaaaattttcgtcggcctgttagcttaattcgtcggctaagatttcgtcgggaaaaggtcgtctgtgatgactttagccgactaaattttttttttgtcggctaaagtcccgcgtttagccgacgaaaaacatgtcgtcggtttttcccagactttagccgacgaaacaattaagatattcgtcggctaaagtctgtaataaaaaattttccccagactatagccgacgaaatatagtctgtttcgtcggctaaaccttataaaaaaattttaaaaataactatagccgacgaaatatagtctgtttcgtcggctaaaccttataaaaaaatttaaaaataactatagccgacgaaatatgccataattcgtcggctaaaccttataaaaaatttaaaaatactatagccgacgaataaacctttaaatatcgtcggctaaagttgctggtttttgaaaaaaaaaactgcagaaactttcggccacctccaatcaccaccaaaatttgatagaatcttcctctcaacgtttcgaacaactttctagaagaagtcgaagcccaattctgagcctaaacaggtcaattgaatcaaaatataaaaatccccaattttaaactctaaaaacttcaaatcttcgattctcctcacacacaccgaatcgagctaccaaattctaggggaatgtagtactaatcaaactcaacttatccatatatagaactcaccaaatggtcacatgaggaaggagaaattcgatcgacaccgaatccgaaccggcggagttttggagctcgatttatctctcacggcggcgccactcgatgcaccacctatctagcaatgaagtagagacgacggcgaagcttttgggaaaAGTGTGgtggtctccggtggcttgacggcggagctaggccgagaagaaaatctggcaagcgaaatagacttcttaccatccaccttcggtaaaactcctatataaagaactttagccgatgaaattctttattttcgtcggctaaactcttttgaaaattttgaaaattttggttgaccgccaaaaaattttggttgaaaattttgaaaatttttcgactttagccgacgacttttcatatattttcgtcggctaaaatcctttgaaaatttttaccgcccaaaaatttttgaccttagccgacgacttttttaatatcttgtcggctaaagtctataaattcacgaaaacgctcatatctccctctatattacgtagtttggtcaaaccttccacacgaaaaactttcacgtagatgagacgcaaccgcctatataaaaattttgagacatttgccttccgacgatagggctccccatagggaataataacggtaaataaagttgaccgctactatcggcaccgagactttacccgatttacgtgatttttgaactatagccatatttcaccattctgaacacatcttatttcatgagatttttgataattttgcttcctatatagagttggttcacaaagttgtataacctactaaacaagttatacaacattagtagacacgttgtgattccgatgactaaaattcacaaaccaaaattcgaccgtcagatatgatcattataaagaaagatgtctatggtaaaaaattcaactggatccgacaacgttaaggactcgatcgaaacgggtaaccctaatccatcgtcacttatcacacgaaaacactcatatctccctctatattacgtggtttggtcaaacctttcacacaaaaaactctcacgtagatgagacgcaactgcctatataaaaattttgagacatttactttctgacgatagggctcctcatagggaataataacggtaaatagtagacacgttgtgattccgatgactaaaatttacaaaccaaaattcgaccgtccgatatgatcattatgacgaaagatgtctatggtaaaaaattcaactggattcgacaacgttaagggctcgatcgaaacggtcaactctaatcggaaataagaaaactacattttgaagccctaaacggactcggatggccaaaaatgcccatacatcatggcattagtGATGAGTcagactcgtagggccgttacgcttccggaaaggtatcacaatagtcaatcggacaccaaaaaccaaatctgcagcataatgaataataagggtaaattgcattgaccgcaactatcggcaccgagactttaccagaataccgtgatttttcaactatagacgtatttcaccattctggtcatatcttatttcacgacgtttttacgtttgaaggttctacgtatagtttttttttccagatgagttgttgtccagatctgcagatatttaaatactttagccgacgaaattttagccgacgaaattatatttttcgtcggctaaacttttaaaaatttcgtcggctaaagttcacagactatagccgcgaaaaaaattattcagacgacgaaattttaatttcatcggctaaagttgaccatagccgacgaaaatttttaattagccgacgaaaaaataatttgtcggcctgattttttattttcgtcggctaaagtctttcttctggtagtgtgatCCACCGTGTTTCGTGTAAAAAGGAGGTTCAACTAAGTTTGACCGATTCGATGGGTGGCCTAACATATTCGAAACGAGATGGATTT
Above is a genomic segment from Fragaria vesca subsp. vesca unplaced genomic scaffold, FraVesHawaii_1.0 scf0511308, whole genome shotgun sequence containing:
- the LOC101299342 gene encoding 1-aminocyclopropane-1-carboxylate oxidase homolog 1-like codes for the protein MADSLTPPLTPPVIPQRLLTRRHRELPSTEKSYRCPSNSAVRMVVGHVSRDHSALHYSLIYNLLLVTTNYYDLQTQKKTVDTSDRTSELKAFDDTKAGVKGLLDAGVKTIPRIFHSRSQPNVDQREGGDDDARFSIPTIDLQGGKIQADSALRAEVMEKVRHACEKWGFFQVVNHGIPVNVLDEVIRGIREFHEQDSELKKEFYTRTPGKKVYYHSNYDLYQASSTDWRDTLGCFMAPNPPKPEELPSVCRDIVIEYSKHVMEVGLTLFEILSESLGLNPNHLKDMNCAEGLLLLGHCYPACPEPDLTFGASKHTDGTFITILLQDQVGGLQALYENQWVNVPPMYGALVVNVGDLLQLITNDKFISLAHRVRAKNVGPRTSVASFFRSERNTKVFGPIKELLSEENPQIYQEVDIKDYVRYYYSEGKENSPLLHFKL